The ANME-2 cluster archaeon genomic sequence GATCATGTACTTAAAAAAGACTGAAAAATATTTTGCTGATCTGATATAATGAAAAACAAAGACCCTATCATCATAGTAAAAAATCTCTCCAAGCAGTACAAGATTGGAGTGGATACCACCGACAAGACCTGTCAGAGAGCGTCACCACCACCCTGCGCCACCCTCGCAAAGATTTGAAAATGAAAAACTTCTTTTTGAAAAAAGTTATTAGCTGTAAAAACAATGGAAAGGAAGGAGGGCCATGCAGACAAGAACCGAAATAATAGCAAAAGGAGACGTTCAGAGGGTAGGATACAGGGATACCGTTGAGCGGGCGGCCCGTAAATTGAAGCTCACAGGCAATGTTTCGAACATTAAACCGTATGATGTCAGGATAATATGCGAAGGGGACAAAACAACTATTGATTCTTTTATAGAGCAGATCAGAATAAAAGAATATCCCATTGATGTGGAACATCTGGATATCAGCTTCCAGGATGCGACTGGCGAATTTGATTATTTTGAGATAATACGCGGCGATATGGCTGAGGAACTGGGAGAACGCCTCGATATTGCCAACGTTAAAATGACGCAAATGATTCAAAAACAGGATATAACGATTGAAAAAATGGATTATGATACATCAATGCTTAAGGATAATAATTCGATGCTTAAGGAAAATACCTCAATACTTAAGGACAACAATTCGGTACTTAAGGAAAATACTTATGTGCTTAAAGAATTCAAACATGAAACGGGTGAAAATTTAAACCGCCTTACAAATAGAATGGAAAAACATGATAATGATGCATGGGAGCGGATTTCTTCACTTACAGTAGAGGTTTCTGAAATAAAAGAGCGGCTTTCTCGTGTAGAATCAGCGATCAGTTAAAATTTATGCACTCCTGCGGAAATGGTTTGCTGCTGGCTGTGCGCCGTTTCCATCGGAATTTCATCTCTAAGTCTGTAAATCGGGAATAAAGCCTTGTATACTTTCGTTCCCGCCGCCCGCACCGACACCTTCCCGACCACCATCATCGAATCCATTTCTTGCTGCACCCCCGTTATCGCAACAGCAGTGGGCGGCATTCCCGAGCAGGTGCAGGACGGTTTCACCGGATATCTCACGCCGCCCGGGGATGTGGAGGCAATGGCGGGGCGGGTTGTGGAGCTGCTTGAGGATGAGGGGTTGAGACTGAGGATGGGGGAGCAGGCGGCTGATGATGCGAGGAAGAGGTTTGATCTGGAGAGGCAGGCGCAGGAATATCTGGATTGGTATGAGAAAATCACACGCGAAATGTTATTGTGTAGCGGCATCCAAAAAATGTTGATAGGGGAAGGGCTTTATAAAAGTAACTTAAATATTGTTATAACGAGGTCAAATAAAGATGGAAGCGCTATCTGTTGATATAGAGAACAAAATAAAAGCGTTAGTGAATGCAGGGTATTATTCAAACGAGATTGAAGTAATAAAAGATGCAGTTTTAAAACTATTTCGGGAGAATGCCGAGCTTAAAATTAGCGCAGCCATTGAACTTTATAAAAAAGAAGAAGTATCATTGAGCAAGGCTGCGGAGATTGCAGGGATGACCACTATCGAATTTAAAGAGATTTTAGGCAAGAGAGGATTTACCAGGGAGATAGAGGCAAGACCTGCTGAAGAAATGGACAAAAAGCTCGGGAAATATTTGTAACATGATATTCGATACCGATATATTAAGCATGCTTGGCAAAACAGGCAGGGCTGATTAGCTGAAAAAATTATTTCCAGACGATGATCTCATTATCACTTTTGAAGTATATAACGAACTGTTAAGAGCAAAAGAAGCAGGTTATGATTTTGTC encodes the following:
- a CDS encoding UPF0175 family protein, whose protein sequence is MEALSVDIENKIKALVNAGYYSNEIEVIKDAVLKLFRENAELKISAAIELYKKEEVSLSKAAEIAGMTTIEFKEILGKRGFTREIEARPAEEMDKKLGKYL
- a CDS encoding glycosyltransferase — translated: MYTFVPAARTDTFPTTIIESISCCTPVIATAVGGIPEQVQDGFTGYLTPPGDVEAMAGRVVELLEDEGLRLRMGEQAADDARKRFDLERQAQEYLDWYEKITREMLLCSGIQKMLIGEGLYKSNLNIVITRSNKDGSAIC
- a CDS encoding acylphosphatase yields the protein MQTRTEIIAKGDVQRVGYRDTVERAARKLKLTGNVSNIKPYDVRIICEGDKTTIDSFIEQIRIKEYPIDVEHLDISFQDATGEFDYFEIIRGDMAEELGERLDIANVKMTQMIQKQDITIEKMDYDTSMLKDNNSMLKENTSILKDNNSVLKENTYVLKEFKHETGENLNRLTNRMEKHDNDAWERISSLTVEVSEIKERLSRVESAIS